GATGGTGGGTTCGCACACGGTGGCTGGTCGATGCCCTTCTTCGATCCAGCCACCATGGGACCGGCAGTCGGCGAAGCTATGGAGTCCACCGAGGCGCTGCTCTTCGGTCGCCGCACGTGGCAGACAATGGCAGCCGCCTGGCCGGGCCGCGCCGGTGATCCCTTCGCCGATCGAATGAACGAGATCACCAAGTACGTCGCTTCCCGGACCCTGACTCAGCATGACCTCGCATGGACCAACTCGACGCTGTTGCCCGCCGGCGACGTCACGAGCGCGGTGCAGCGACTGCGGCGCGAGGGCAGCGGCGACATGCAGGTCATGGGAAGCCCCAGCCTGGCGAGGATGCTCATCAGCAACGACCTGGTCGACGAGTACCGCCTGATGATCGAACCGGTCGTGCTCGGCGGCGGCAAGCGTCTCTTCCCCGAGGACGGGGGGTCCAGGGTCCTCGAGCTGACGTCACACACGCTCAGCGCCACCGGGGTTCACATCTGCACCTACCGTCCCGTCCGCGCCTCCTAGACCACCCACGGCCACGATTGGCCGACCGGAGCGATCAGCCGCCCGGCGGCGTCCAGCCGGCCGGAAGGCTCACCGACTTGTACTCCAGATAGCCGGCGAGGCCCTCGGGGCCGAGCTCACGACCGATCCCCGAATCCTTGTAGCCGCCGAAGGGGGCGCCGAACTCGAGCATGAACCCGTTCACGGTGTAGGTGCCGGTGCGAACGCGGCGGGCGATGTCCAGGCCCCGCTCGACATCGGCGGTCCAGACGGTTCCCGAAAGCCCGTAGTTCGAGTCGTTCGCGATCGTCACCGCCTCGTCGACCTCCCCATAGGGGATGACCGCCAGGACCGGTCCGAAGATCTCCTCCTGGGCGATCCGCATGCCGTTGTCAACGTCGACGAACACGGTGGGCTCGACGTACCAGCCCTTCGACAGCCCCGACGGCCGCCCGCCGCCTAGGGCGATCTTGGCTCCCTCCTCCTGCCCGGCGGCGATGTAGCCCTCGACCCGATCGCGCTGCCGGGAGGTGACGAGGGGACCGATCTCGGTCACCGGATCGAGCGGGTCGCCCACGGCCATGGCGCCGACGCGCTCGCACAGCTGGTCGACGAGCTGCTGGTAATGGTCACGAGGCGCCAGGATCCGCGTCTGGGCCACGCACGCCTCGCCGTTGTTCATGAGCGACGCGGGCAGCAGTCCGGCGGCTACCTCGCCGATGTCGGC
The DNA window shown above is from Acidimicrobiales bacterium and carries:
- a CDS encoding aldehyde dehydrogenase family protein; its protein translation is NVLAEIFAEAGLPPGVVNVVPAGREVGEHLVTHPDVDKIGFTGSTAAGKRIAALCGERLKRVTLELGGKSAAIVLPDADIGEVAAGLLPASLMNNGEACVAQTRILAPRDHYQQLVDQLCERVGAMAVGDPLDPVTEIGPLVTSRQRDRVEGYIAAGQEEGAKIALGGGRPSGLSKGWYVEPTVFVDVDNGMRIAQEEIFGPVLAVIPYGEVDEAVTIANDSNYGLSGTVWTADVERGLDIARRVRTGTYTVNGFMLEFGAPFGGYKDSGIGRELGPEGLAGYLEYKSVSLPAGWTPPGG
- a CDS encoding dihydrofolate reductase family protein, whose amino-acid sequence is MRVVISDFMSLDGVVQAPGGANEDTDGGFAHGGWSMPFFDPATMGPAVGEAMESTEALLFGRRTWQTMAAAWPGRAGDPFADRMNEITKYVASRTLTQHDLAWTNSTLLPAGDVTSAVQRLRREGSGDMQVMGSPSLARMLISNDLVDEYRLMIEPVVLGGGKRLFPEDGGSRVLELTSHTLSATGVHICTYRPVRAS